The proteins below are encoded in one region of Macrococcus armenti:
- a CDS encoding aldehyde dehydrogenase family protein: MSNLLKEQYGLFINGEFKDSASGETLDVTNPATGEVLAKIAKGTAADVDDAVQSAKEAFKTWRHTSHTERAKILNKIADKMDEHREELAKIESLNSGKAIRESFNIDLPFAAEHFRYFAGVILADEGTNKEVDANVISVIKHEPIGVVGAVVAWNFPMLLAAWKLAPALAAGNAVVIQPSSSTPLSLLKLAEIIQDVLPKGVLNVVTGKGSESGNAIFNHEDVAKVSFTGSTEVGYSVAEAAAKRIVPATLELGGKSANIIFDDANLDQAVEGAQLGILFNQGEVCSAGSRLYVQEGIYDEFISKLKAAFEKVNVGDPMDENNHYGSQTGQAQIDKIEEYMEIAKQEGLNIVTGGKRLMDNGRDKGFFFPPTIIEFEDNKSRLVQEEIFGPVVLVSKFKTKEEVIEKANDSEYGLAGGIFTANINDALQVANAIDTGRIWINTYNQIPAGSPFGGYKKSGIGRETYKETLRHYQQVKCIYIDYSDKAKGIYQ, from the coding sequence ATGAGTAACTTATTAAAAGAACAGTATGGTTTATTTATTAATGGTGAATTTAAAGACAGTGCATCAGGGGAAACGCTTGATGTTACGAATCCTGCTACAGGCGAAGTATTAGCTAAAATCGCAAAAGGTACAGCAGCAGATGTTGATGATGCTGTTCAATCAGCGAAAGAGGCATTTAAAACTTGGCGTCATACTTCGCATACAGAACGCGCAAAGATTTTAAACAAAATTGCAGATAAAATGGATGAACATCGTGAAGAGCTTGCGAAAATTGAATCATTAAACAGTGGTAAAGCAATTCGTGAGTCATTTAATATTGACTTGCCATTTGCAGCTGAGCATTTCAGATATTTCGCTGGTGTTATTTTAGCAGATGAAGGAACGAATAAAGAAGTTGATGCAAATGTTATCAGTGTGATTAAGCACGAACCTATCGGAGTAGTCGGTGCTGTTGTCGCATGGAACTTCCCAATGCTTCTTGCAGCATGGAAACTCGCGCCAGCACTTGCTGCAGGAAACGCAGTTGTAATTCAACCATCTTCATCTACACCTTTATCATTACTTAAATTAGCAGAAATTATACAGGATGTATTACCTAAAGGTGTATTAAACGTCGTTACAGGTAAGGGATCAGAATCTGGTAATGCAATTTTCAATCATGAAGATGTTGCGAAAGTTTCATTTACAGGTTCAACAGAAGTTGGGTACAGCGTTGCAGAAGCAGCAGCAAAACGTATCGTACCTGCTACACTAGAACTAGGTGGAAAAAGCGCAAACATTATTTTTGATGATGCTAACCTTGATCAAGCTGTTGAAGGTGCGCAACTTGGTATTTTATTTAACCAGGGTGAAGTATGTTCTGCCGGAAGCCGTCTATATGTACAAGAAGGCATTTATGATGAATTTATTAGTAAATTAAAAGCAGCATTTGAAAAAGTAAACGTAGGCGATCCAATGGATGAGAACAACCATTACGGTTCACAAACAGGTCAGGCTCAAATCGATAAAATCGAAGAATATATGGAAATCGCAAAACAAGAAGGTTTGAATATTGTTACTGGTGGTAAACGTTTAATGGATAACGGACGTGATAAAGGTTTCTTCTTCCCACCAACAATTATTGAGTTCGAAGACAACAAATCTCGTTTAGTACAGGAAGAAATCTTTGGACCTGTTGTATTAGTATCTAAGTTTAAAACGAAAGAAGAAGTTATCGAGAAAGCTAATGACTCAGAATACGGCTTAGCTGGTGGAATCTTCACTGCAAATATTAACGATGCATTACAAGTTGCGAATGCAATTGACACTGGCCGCATCTGGATTAACACATACAATCAGATTCCAGCAGGTTCACCATTCGGTGGCTATAAGAAATCAGGTATCGGACGTGAAACTTATAAAGAAACATTACGTCACTATCAGCAAGTGAAATGTATTTACATCGATTACTCTGACAAAGCAAAAGGAATCTACCAATAA
- a CDS encoding C40 family peptidase, translating to MKKSALALTALVSLSTLGTTQVDAAAYGRADASNTTTSVNTQYSNNINYTYNNDGSYTYNYDYNTPVASAQTAVSSDSNTPVVSQTSVVQKAPATTAVSGDVASVALSVAAGKSYVFGANSASAVDCSSFAQQVLAAMGKSIPRSTYAQRDAGTQVSTPQPGDLVFFNNYSHVGVYIGGGQMVDALNPSEGIGQRSVSYVSGYIDGYYRF from the coding sequence ATGAAAAAATCAGCATTAGCTTTAACGGCATTAGTGTCATTATCAACATTAGGAACTACTCAAGTAGACGCAGCAGCTTATGGAAGAGCAGATGCCTCTAATACAACTACAAGTGTAAACACTCAATACTCAAATAACATCAACTATACATATAACAATGATGGTTCATATACTTATAATTATGATTACAACACACCAGTAGCATCTGCACAAACTGCAGTATCATCCGACTCAAACACTCCTGTTGTTTCTCAAACTTCAGTAGTACAAAAAGCACCAGCAACTACTGCTGTGAGCGGAGACGTTGCTTCAGTAGCATTAAGTGTTGCAGCAGGTAAATCATATGTGTTCGGAGCAAACTCAGCTTCAGCTGTTGACTGTTCTTCATTTGCACAACAAGTTTTAGCAGCGATGGGTAAATCAATTCCACGTTCGACATATGCACAAAGAGATGCAGGAACACAAGTTTCTACACCACAACCAGGTGACTTAGTATTCTTTAACAACTATAGCCACGTAGGTGTATATATCGGTGGAGGACAAATGGTTGATGCATTAAATCCATCTGAAGGAATCGGACAACGTTCAGTAAGCTACGTAAGTGGTTACATTGATGGATACTACAGATTCTAA
- a CDS encoding GNAT family N-acetyltransferase, with the protein MWHYKTYESLTHDEIYQIFKLRIDTFVVEQQSYYPDIDERDLSCIHYFKKEGDKVAAYARIILDENKVKLGRVIVNPEFRGQGLARELVQNGLDYVKENYSDKNISLSAQAHLKDFYASFGLIPSSDIYFVDLIPHIDMSRKPFA; encoded by the coding sequence TTGTGGCATTATAAAACTTATGAATCATTAACGCATGATGAAATTTATCAGATCTTCAAACTTAGAATAGATACATTTGTTGTTGAACAGCAAAGTTATTACCCTGACATTGATGAAAGAGATTTATCATGCATCCATTATTTCAAAAAAGAGGGCGACAAAGTAGCTGCTTATGCGCGTATCATATTAGATGAAAATAAAGTAAAATTAGGTCGCGTGATTGTTAATCCAGAATTTCGTGGGCAAGGACTTGCACGTGAACTTGTTCAAAATGGACTTGATTATGTAAAAGAAAATTATTCAGATAAAAATATTTCACTCAGTGCACAGGCACATTTAAAAGACTTTTATGCGAGTTTCGGTTTAATACCATCATCAGACATATATTTTGTAGATTTAATTCCACATATTGATATGTCTCGTAAACCATTTGCATAA
- a CDS encoding methylated-DNA--[protein]-cysteine S-methyltransferase, whose amino-acid sequence MNHLKVYITHFLLNDTDFIIASNASGVIYLANDDTMEYLNRHIERFYSEAVKVTGYEADQLNARFIEDLRLYFKGELKQFNWPLNLAGTDFQKKIWSSLCNIPYGTAVTYSEIASLSGNKQAVRAVGGAVGANPVMIVVPCHRVIGKNGELTGFSGGLDMKRTLLAIENIKYIK is encoded by the coding sequence ATGAATCATTTGAAAGTATATATTACGCACTTTCTTTTGAACGATACAGATTTTATCATCGCTTCGAATGCTTCAGGTGTTATTTATTTAGCGAATGACGATACGATGGAGTATTTAAATCGACATATCGAGCGATTCTACAGTGAGGCAGTAAAAGTTACAGGATATGAAGCGGATCAGTTAAACGCGCGCTTCATTGAAGACTTGAGATTATACTTCAAGGGCGAACTGAAACAGTTTAACTGGCCACTTAATTTAGCAGGTACAGATTTCCAAAAGAAAATATGGTCATCGCTCTGTAATATTCCGTATGGTACAGCAGTGACATATAGTGAAATCGCCTCATTATCTGGTAATAAACAGGCCGTACGCGCAGTTGGTGGTGCAGTTGGTGCAAATCCGGTAATGATAGTAGTACCTTGCCACCGCGTTATCGGCAAGAATGGTGAACTAACTGGATTCAGCGGTGGTCTTGATATGAAACGTACATTATTAGCAATTGAAAATATTAAATATATAAAATAA
- a CDS encoding zinc ribbon domain-containing protein YjdM, with product MTIPACPKCNSEYTYEDGLNYVCPMCAHEWPQEEIVEEVVVRDANGNVLQDGDSVSVIKDLKVKGSSSVIKQGTKVKNIKLVDPDNGHDIDCKIDGFGQMSLKSEFVKKL from the coding sequence ATGACAATTCCAGCATGTCCAAAATGTAATTCAGAATATACTTATGAAGATGGATTAAACTACGTATGTCCGATGTGTGCTCATGAATGGCCACAGGAAGAAATTGTAGAAGAAGTAGTCGTGAGAGATGCAAACGGCAACGTCTTACAAGACGGGGACAGTGTATCTGTAATTAAAGACTTAAAAGTTAAAGGAAGTTCTTCAGTTATAAAGCAAGGAACGAAAGTGAAAAATATTAAACTTGTTGATCCGGATAATGGACACGATATCGATTGTAAAATTGATGGATTTGGCCAAATGAGTTTAAAGAGTGAGTTTGTTAAGAAATTATGA
- a CDS encoding DUF418 domain-containing protein, which translates to MMKRIESIDVMRGISIMGILFMNIVGFHMNELYTHPIDHFHTSMDRFLYYLDVLFVHNSFYPIFSFLFGFGLAIMAANIKERGGNFLPILYRRVFALLIFGMLHGVLIFYGDILNVYAVLGMIAIIFLLLPNIVSLITATVISVLYLLINLILMVAAIVEPQMLQFTSSEESKHWIDVMHSGDIGKIITLNQQFFLENFSALSVTGIFSYGLSVLPFILFGMFAMRANLIDRINLNKKVSITIAFISFIIGLLIKYYTIYADLNMFSGQAFIFYGGTFVAISYFIATVLVCNYKPIYTYLKPFQRAGKMSFTLYITQSVIMFIIFYVFKLYAMLSLVEVYMIAVIIIILELVFATLYFKRFKYGPLEWIWRKITYLK; encoded by the coding sequence ATGATGAAAAGAATCGAAAGTATCGATGTAATGCGCGGTATTAGTATAATGGGAATTTTGTTCATGAACATCGTAGGATTTCATATGAACGAGTTGTATACACATCCGATAGACCATTTTCATACATCAATGGATCGATTTCTGTACTATTTGGATGTATTATTCGTCCATAATTCATTTTATCCAATCTTTTCGTTTTTATTTGGCTTTGGTTTAGCAATTATGGCAGCGAATATAAAAGAACGTGGCGGTAATTTTTTACCCATCCTTTATCGTAGAGTATTTGCTTTATTAATATTCGGTATGCTGCATGGTGTACTTATCTTTTATGGAGATATACTGAACGTTTATGCAGTATTAGGTATGATTGCTATTATATTTTTGTTATTGCCAAATATAGTGAGCCTCATTACCGCAACTGTCATTTCAGTATTGTATTTACTTATCAATTTAATATTGATGGTAGCAGCTATCGTTGAGCCTCAAATGCTTCAGTTTACTTCATCGGAAGAAAGTAAACATTGGATTGATGTAATGCATAGTGGTGATATCGGTAAGATTATCACGCTTAATCAGCAGTTCTTTCTTGAAAATTTCAGTGCACTTAGTGTTACAGGCATTTTTAGTTATGGTTTGTCTGTATTGCCATTTATATTATTCGGTATGTTTGCGATGCGTGCAAACTTGATAGACCGTATCAACCTCAACAAGAAGGTATCAATAACGATTGCATTTATCAGCTTTATTATAGGATTACTTATCAAGTACTATACGATTTACGCAGATTTAAATATGTTTTCTGGTCAGGCGTTTATCTTCTACGGTGGAACATTCGTTGCAATCAGCTACTTTATAGCAACAGTACTCGTTTGTAATTACAAACCTATTTATACGTATTTAAAACCATTTCAACGAGCAGGAAAAATGAGTTTTACTTTATATATTACGCAAAGTGTAATAATGTTTATTATATTTTACGTATTTAAATTATATGCAATGCTTTCGCTCGTTGAAGTTTATATGATTGCAGTTATCATTATTATATTAGAATTAGTGTTTGCAACTCTTTATTTCAAACGATTTAAGTATGGACCACTTGAGTGGATATGGAGAAAAATTACATACTTAAAATAA
- a CDS encoding DHA2 family efflux MFS transporter permease subunit, whose product MKKSTIIMITFLIGAFFTFLNETLLNIALTKIMTVFHVDAPTVQWLATGFMLVMGVLMPLSATIIQWFNTRQLFIGLMSIFLIGTLVAGFAVNFPMLLAGRMIQAAGTGLLIPVIMNALLLLFPPHERGKVMGNFGLVMMFAPAIGPTLSGVIVDTLGWRWLFFAVVPFVLFSIGFAFKYLDNVGEVTKPKVDVFSVILSTVGVAGVIYGFSSVGSVQGGFTNPLVFVSIITGFIALFIFVLRQKKLSSPLLDMSVFKYGNYSKGMFIFVVVVMAMFASEIVMPMYLQGPMGFSAKVAGMILLPGALLNGAMSPVMGRIFDKIGPRKMIIPGMFVLMAVMFFYSTIHPGIPLYVFIIVYMILMVSISMIMMPSHTNAINQLPKHLYPHGTAIGNMIQPIAGAMGISVFVSIMTHGQKKALDGISHPTHEQIQEALTSGVHHAYWFAIALTIIGFITALFITRSKSPEGETFGLEEERN is encoded by the coding sequence ATGAAGAAATCTACAATCATAATGATCACCTTTTTAATAGGTGCATTTTTTACGTTTTTAAATGAAACATTGCTAAACATCGCTTTAACGAAAATTATGACAGTTTTCCATGTCGATGCACCGACAGTACAGTGGTTAGCAACTGGGTTTATGCTTGTTATGGGTGTGCTGATGCCACTTTCTGCCACAATTATACAATGGTTTAATACACGACAACTTTTTATCGGTTTAATGTCGATATTCTTAATTGGGACTTTAGTTGCCGGTTTTGCAGTAAACTTCCCGATGTTACTTGCTGGTCGAATGATTCAGGCAGCTGGAACGGGATTATTAATTCCTGTTATTATGAATGCGCTGCTGTTATTATTCCCACCACACGAGCGTGGTAAAGTAATGGGGAACTTCGGACTTGTTATGATGTTTGCACCAGCCATTGGTCCGACGCTTTCAGGAGTCATTGTTGATACGCTCGGTTGGCGATGGTTATTCTTTGCTGTCGTACCATTTGTTTTGTTTTCCATTGGATTTGCGTTTAAGTATTTAGATAATGTAGGCGAAGTAACGAAACCAAAAGTAGATGTATTCAGTGTAATACTTTCTACAGTTGGTGTAGCGGGTGTGATATACGGTTTTAGTTCAGTAGGCAGTGTTCAAGGTGGATTTACAAATCCGCTCGTCTTTGTTTCTATTATTACTGGATTTATCGCTTTGTTCATCTTTGTATTACGTCAGAAAAAGTTATCATCACCTTTACTGGACATGTCAGTATTTAAATATGGTAACTATAGTAAAGGGATGTTTATATTCGTTGTCGTGGTGATGGCAATGTTTGCTTCTGAGATTGTAATGCCGATGTATCTTCAGGGGCCGATGGGGTTCAGTGCTAAAGTAGCAGGTATGATTTTATTACCCGGGGCATTACTGAATGGTGCCATGAGTCCTGTGATGGGGCGTATCTTTGATAAAATTGGGCCTCGTAAAATGATTATTCCTGGTATGTTCGTATTAATGGCAGTTATGTTCTTCTATTCAACGATTCATCCGGGTATACCACTTTATGTCTTTATTATTGTTTATATGATATTAATGGTTTCGATTTCAATGATTATGATGCCGAGTCATACAAATGCGATTAATCAATTACCGAAACATTTGTATCCACATGGTACAGCAATTGGTAATATGATCCAACCGATAGCAGGTGCAATGGGAATTTCAGTGTTTGTAAGTATCATGACACATGGTCAGAAGAAGGCACTGGATGGTATAAGTCATCCGACGCATGAACAAATTCAGGAGGCATTAACGAGTGGTGTTCACCATGCATACTGGTTTGCAATCGCATTGACGATAATTGGTTTTATAACGGCACTTTTCATAACACGTTCAAAATCACCAGAAGGCGAGACGTTCGGTCTGGAAGAAGAAAGAAATTAA